One part of the Sneathia vaginalis genome encodes these proteins:
- a CDS encoding DUF2207 domain-containing protein: MTVKENIRKLLDILKESSDNLVQAEYVFDKIREYIEDKKEDYKEVLKEYDQDELNKVVKESYKQYVKRAQRIFFREVIFFAVYMLIITCIVAFGFKPNSNILLMCIIGFASLFCIVRSVAFKKSLEKKTKEEYKKYVEKDVEKFVEGLKK, translated from the coding sequence ATGACAGTTAAAGAAAATATACGTAAATTATTAGATATCTTAAAAGAAAGTTCAGATAATTTGGTACAAGCTGAATATGTTTTTGACAAAATAAGGGAGTATATAGAAGACAAGAAGGAAGACTACAAAGAAGTTTTAAAAGAATATGACCAAGATGAATTAAATAAAGTAGTAAAAGAAAGCTATAAACAATACGTAAAAAGAGCACAAAGAATATTCTTTAGAGAAGTAATCTTTTTTGCTGTATATATGTTAATAATTACATGCATAGTCGCTTTTGGCTTTAAACCTAATTCTAATATTCTTTTAATGTGTATAATAGGGTTTGCAAGCTTATTCTGCATAGTTAGAAGCGTTGCATTTAAAAAGAGCTTAGAAAAAAAGACCAAAGAAGAGTATAAGAAATATGTAGAAAAAGATGTTGAAAAATTTGTTGAGGGCTTGAAAAAATGA
- the purB gene encoding adenylosuccinate lyase, which translates to MNRYENPLCTRYASKKMQYIFSSDNKFTTWRKLWYTLAESQKQLGLSNITDEQLKEMKDNISNIDFDVAREYEKKLRHDVMAHVYTFGDVCPKARGIIHLGVTSAYVGDNTDLIQIRQALILIKKRLLAVIQNLVKFSDKYKDLPCLSYTHYQAAQLSTVGKRATLWLKSFMYDLDEIDRRIENLEFRGVKGTTGTGASFKELFGDDYEKFKKLDELVTQKMGFSKKQEVSGQTYDRKQDTYILQTLASLASSAHKFTNDFRMLQHEKEIEEPFGKNQIGSSAMAYKRNPMRCERVSSLAKFVISQELNGHLVHMTQWFERTLDDSANKRLSYPQSFLAVDAILVIIEDILNGVVVYEEMIKKNVIRELPFMATENIIMDAVKKGMDRQEVHEIIRELSMEEVKSIKIHGNDNHLIDRIVSDGRLKLTKEELDNILIPSKYIGFSVEQTKEYLEKVRKILEKNKEYLDIEDEEVTL; encoded by the coding sequence ATGAATAGATATGAAAATCCATTATGTACTAGATATGCAAGTAAGAAAATGCAGTATATATTTTCTAGTGATAATAAATTTACAACTTGGAGAAAATTGTGGTATACATTAGCAGAATCACAAAAGCAATTAGGTTTATCAAATATTACAGATGAACAATTAAAAGAAATGAAAGATAATATCTCAAATATTGACTTTGATGTGGCTAGAGAATATGAGAAAAAATTACGTCATGATGTCATGGCTCATGTATACACATTTGGAGATGTGTGCCCAAAAGCTAGAGGGATAATACACCTAGGAGTTACAAGTGCATATGTTGGTGATAATACAGATTTGATACAAATAAGACAAGCACTAATATTGATAAAAAAGAGATTACTAGCTGTAATACAAAATTTAGTTAAGTTTTCTGATAAGTATAAGGATTTACCTTGCTTATCATACACACACTATCAAGCAGCACAGTTAAGTACAGTGGGTAAAAGAGCTACACTGTGGTTAAAGTCATTTATGTATGACCTAGATGAAATTGATAGAAGAATAGAAAACTTGGAATTTAGAGGTGTAAAAGGTACTACAGGGACTGGTGCTAGTTTTAAAGAACTATTTGGAGATGACTATGAAAAATTCAAAAAACTTGATGAATTAGTTACTCAAAAAATGGGATTTAGTAAAAAACAAGAAGTAAGTGGACAAACATATGATAGAAAACAAGATACATATATATTACAAACACTAGCATCACTTGCAAGTTCTGCACATAAATTTACTAATGATTTTAGAATGTTGCAACATGAAAAAGAAATAGAAGAACCTTTTGGTAAAAATCAAATAGGGTCTTCAGCTATGGCGTACAAGAGAAATCCTATGAGATGTGAGAGAGTATCTTCATTAGCTAAGTTTGTAATAAGCCAAGAATTAAATGGACATTTAGTACATATGACACAATGGTTTGAAAGAACTTTAGATGATTCAGCAAACAAGAGACTTTCATATCCACAAAGCTTTTTAGCAGTAGATGCAATATTGGTGATAATAGAAGACATATTAAATGGTGTTGTAGTTTATGAAGAAATGATAAAAAAGAATGTAATTAGAGAATTGCCATTTATGGCAACAGAGAATATAATAATGGATGCTGTAAAAAAAGGTATGGATAGACAAGAAGTACATGAAATAATTAGAGAATTATCTATGGAAGAAGTTAAGAGTATTAAAATTCATGGAAATGATAATCACTTAATAGATAGAATAGTTTCTGATGGTAGATTAAAATTAACTAAGGAAGAATTAGATAATATATTAATACCTAGTAAATATATAGGATTTTCTGTTGAACAAACAAAAGAGTATCTAGAAAAGGTTAGAAAAATTTTAGAAAAGAATAAAGAATATCTAGATATAGAAGACGAGGAAGTGACTCTATGA
- a CDS encoding adenylosuccinate synthase codes for MDKTFVVVGTQFGDEGKGKIIDVLAPTADYVVRFQGGNNAGHTVVVGKDKFVLHLLPSGIISSKGKCIIGAGVVVDIKVLLEEMEELEKRGYDLSNLYIDERAHIIFPYHIAIDKAKEEALGENKIGTTQRGIGPCYNDKIARNGIRIGDLLDKDRFKDKLLWNLKEKNDILTRYGKETFDFDTMYNEYMKLAEKISNRVVDCVSVLNNAIEKGERVLFEGAQALMLDIDFGTYPYVTASSPTAGGVCTGTGVGPKKIDRILGVMKAYTTRVGEGVYPTELLDDLGELIRKKGYEYGATTGRPRRCGWLDLVMGKYATMINGLTDIVLTKIDVLTGLEEIKVAVGYEIDGKVYDSYPSSLRQSKKFKVIYKTFKGWTEDITNIKEYSELPENCRKYIEFIENHLGVKVSLVSVGPERTQNIYRSEF; via the coding sequence ATGGATAAAACATTTGTAGTAGTTGGAACACAATTTGGTGACGAAGGTAAAGGTAAGATTATTGACGTTTTAGCACCAACAGCAGATTATGTTGTTAGATTTCAAGGTGGGAATAATGCAGGACATACTGTAGTAGTAGGAAAGGATAAGTTTGTACTACACCTATTACCATCAGGTATAATTAGTTCAAAAGGTAAGTGCATTATAGGTGCTGGAGTAGTAGTAGATATTAAGGTCTTACTAGAAGAAATGGAAGAATTAGAAAAAAGAGGATATGACTTATCTAATTTATACATCGATGAAAGAGCACATATAATATTCCCTTATCATATTGCAATTGATAAAGCTAAAGAAGAAGCTTTAGGGGAAAACAAGATTGGGACTACACAAAGAGGTATAGGTCCTTGCTATAACGATAAAATTGCAAGAAATGGTATAAGAATAGGAGATCTTTTAGATAAAGATAGATTTAAAGACAAACTTTTATGGAACTTAAAAGAAAAGAATGATATTTTAACAAGATACGGTAAAGAAACTTTTGATTTTGATACAATGTATAATGAATATATGAAGCTAGCAGAAAAGATTTCTAATAGGGTTGTTGACTGTGTTAGCGTATTAAATAACGCAATAGAAAAAGGTGAAAGAGTTCTATTTGAAGGTGCACAAGCCTTAATGTTGGATATAGACTTTGGAACATATCCATATGTAACAGCTTCATCACCAACAGCAGGTGGAGTATGTACAGGTACTGGTGTAGGTCCTAAGAAAATAGATAGAATATTAGGTGTAATGAAAGCATACACAACAAGAGTAGGTGAAGGTGTATATCCTACTGAACTATTAGATGATTTAGGAGAATTAATTAGAAAAAAAGGATATGAATACGGAGCTACAACAGGTAGACCAAGAAGATGTGGTTGGTTAGATCTTGTTATGGGTAAATATGCAACTATGATAAATGGTTTAACTGATATAGTATTAACAAAAATAGATGTACTAACAGGATTAGAAGAAATTAAAGTTGCCGTAGGTTATGAAATAGATGGTAAGGTATACGACAGTTATCCTAGTAGTTTAAGACAATCTAAGAAATTTAAAGTAATATACAAGACATTTAAAGGATGGACTGAAGATATTACTAATATCAAAGAATATAGTGAATTACCTGAAAATTGTAGAAAATATATTGAGTTTATAGAAAATCATTTAGGTGTTAAGGTATCATTAGTATCAGTAGGGCCTGAAAGAACACAAAATATATATAGAAGTGAGTTTTAA
- the hpt gene encoding hypoxanthine phosphoribosyltransferase — protein sequence MKHHIEELISEEKIAKRIEELGKQISEDFKDEEVILVALLRGSALFLADISRKITSKCRIDFMCVSSYGNEMNTSGNINIKKDLDEDICGKNVLIIEDIIDTGTTLYKIKEFLLQRNPKTLKICTLLDKPSRRIHDVKVDYVGFTIPDVFIVGYGIDYAQQYRTLPYLGEVVQDKE from the coding sequence TTGAAACATCATATTGAAGAACTGATAAGCGAAGAAAAGATCGCAAAAAGAATTGAAGAATTAGGAAAACAAATTTCAGAAGACTTCAAAGATGAAGAAGTAATTTTAGTAGCGTTATTAAGAGGATCAGCCCTATTTTTAGCTGACATTTCAAGAAAAATTACAAGTAAATGTCGTATAGATTTTATGTGCGTTTCTAGCTATGGTAATGAAATGAATACTAGTGGAAATATTAACATAAAAAAAGATCTAGATGAAGATATTTGTGGTAAAAATGTATTGATTATAGAAGACATAATAGACACAGGTACAACATTATACAAAATAAAGGAATTTCTATTACAAAGAAATCCCAAAACCCTTAAAATTTGTACCCTATTAGACAAACCTTCAAGAAGAATACATGATGTTAAGGTAGATTATGTAGGATTTACAATACCAGACGTATTTATTGTAGGATATGGTATAGATTATGCACAACAATATAGAACATTACCTTATTTAGGAGAAGTTGTGCAAGATAAAGAATAA
- a CDS encoding MGDG synthase family glycosyltransferase — protein MKYLILTAATGGGHIQAANNLKKEIEKDGDTCIVYGLFSKSKFKIVEKGYDFLLNSNLLKTYSLLYKISDIDFINQFILKNTFIHYELNLKKVLEQEKPDVIISTHPFGVPIYSQLKTLFHFKIPYIQIITDFKAHSTYIDKKVDAYITGSDYTKETLINKGIDKDKIFVFGIPVKEEFRNTTSKKDDNSFNILIMGGSLGLKKMENVVDTLMHSNLDITLDVVCGKNIKLQKRITKILTKDIIEGKANVYGFTDKVSEIMDRSKLIITKPGGLTSSEAINKHIPMLIPFYIPGQEEENTSFLVESNMALEIRNINYIPEYVKFLKDNKEYYEKMVDNMKKLSKCYSVSKIIELAKSLKK, from the coding sequence ATGAAGTATTTAATTTTAACCGCTGCAACAGGTGGTGGTCATATTCAAGCTGCTAACAACTTGAAAAAAGAAATAGAAAAAGATGGAGATACTTGTATTGTTTATGGGCTTTTTTCAAAATCTAAATTTAAGATTGTTGAAAAAGGTTATGATTTCTTATTAAATTCTAACCTACTAAAAACATATAGCCTATTATACAAAATATCTGACATTGACTTTATTAATCAATTCATTTTAAAGAATACCTTTATACACTACGAATTGAATCTAAAAAAAGTTTTGGAACAAGAAAAACCAGATGTAATAATCTCAACACACCCATTTGGTGTTCCGATTTATTCACAATTAAAAACACTATTTCATTTTAAAATACCATACATACAGATAATTACAGACTTTAAAGCTCACTCTACTTATATAGATAAAAAAGTAGATGCGTATATCACTGGTAGTGATTATACAAAAGAAACTTTAATTAACAAAGGTATTGATAAGGATAAAATATTTGTATTTGGTATACCTGTAAAAGAAGAATTTAGAAATACTACTTCTAAAAAAGATGATAATAGCTTTAATATATTAATTATGGGTGGATCTTTAGGTCTTAAAAAAATGGAAAATGTTGTTGATACATTGATGCATTCTAATTTGGATATAACATTAGATGTGGTTTGTGGTAAAAATATTAAATTGCAAAAAAGAATAACTAAGATTTTAACTAAGGATATTATCGAAGGAAAAGCTAATGTATATGGCTTTACTGATAAGGTTAGTGAAATTATGGATAGATCTAAATTGATTATTACAAAGCCTGGTGGTCTAACTTCTAGTGAAGCGATTAATAAGCATATACCTATGCTGATACCATTTTACATACCTGGTCAAGAAGAAGAAAATACAAGCTTCCTTGTTGAATCAAATATGGCACTAGAAATACGTAATATTAACTATATACCTGAATATGTTAAATTTTTAAAGGATAATAAGGAATATTATGAAAAGATGGTAGATAATATGAAAAAATTATCTAAATGCTATTCGGTTAGTAAGATTATTGAACTTGCAAAGAGTTTAAAAAAATAG
- a CDS encoding queuosine precursor transporter yields the protein MGRNELIWFCYLVVNYGFILYAYKKWGKIGLMLFIPLSIIVANIQVNKFICLFGIDATMGNIAYGGIFLVADILSENYGKKYAKHIVSMGFLTMIFMTVIMNIALKISPTPIDTLQPHLEALFTPLYRLTFASLVAYGASSLIDVYSYQAIRKVFPSFGSIWIRNNLSTIFSQIIDSVVFTVIAFIGVVDTKTLLSFIFTTYALKFIVALCDTPFVYIAAHWKKTGKIKELIESE from the coding sequence ATGGGAAGAAACGAACTTATTTGGTTTTGCTATTTAGTAGTTAATTACGGTTTTATACTGTACGCTTACAAAAAATGGGGTAAAATTGGACTTATGTTATTTATACCTCTTTCTATCATTGTAGCTAATATACAAGTCAATAAATTTATATGTCTATTCGGGATAGATGCTACTATGGGAAACATTGCTTATGGGGGTATATTCTTAGTTGCTGATATTTTATCTGAAAATTATGGTAAAAAATATGCAAAACATATTGTTAGTATGGGATTTTTAACAATGATATTTATGACAGTTATAATGAACATAGCTTTAAAAATATCACCTACACCTATTGATACATTACAACCACACTTAGAAGCTTTATTCACACCATTGTATCGTTTAACTTTCGCATCTCTTGTGGCATATGGTGCATCAAGCCTTATAGACGTATACTCATATCAAGCGATAAGAAAGGTTTTCCCAAGCTTTGGATCTATATGGATAAGAAACAATCTTAGTACCATATTCAGTCAAATTATTGATAGTGTAGTATTTACGGTTATAGCGTTTATAGGGGTAGTAGATACTAAGACTCTGCTTTCTTTCATCTTTACAACTTATGCACTTAAATTTATTGTAGCACTTTGTGATACACCTTTTGTGTATATAGCTGCACACTGGAAGAAAACTGGTAAAATTAAGGAATTAATAGAAAGCGAGTAA
- a CDS encoding exodeoxyribonuclease III, with product MLKLFSWNVNGFRAVLKKGFMDFFNEVNPSIIALQEIKLSSGQIDFSIPGYTLYWNYAEKKGYSGTAIFTKKEALNVQYGIGIEEHDKEGRVISLEYDDFFFVTVYTPNSKDGLLRLDYRMEWEDAFLNFLNELKKKKPVIVCGDLNVAHNEIDLKNPKTNTKNAGFTIQERNKFSNLIDNGYVDTFRYLYPTMENMYTWWSYRQNSRAKNTGWRIDYFVVSDNLKDKVEDSIIHSDVLGSDHCPIQLNINLTF from the coding sequence ATGTTAAAACTTTTTTCATGGAATGTTAATGGTTTTAGGGCTGTATTAAAAAAAGGATTTATGGATTTTTTCAATGAAGTAAATCCTAGTATTATAGCCTTACAGGAAATTAAGTTATCTAGTGGTCAAATAGACTTTTCTATACCAGGATATACACTGTATTGGAACTATGCAGAAAAAAAAGGATATTCTGGAACAGCAATTTTTACAAAAAAAGAAGCACTTAACGTTCAATATGGTATAGGTATAGAAGAACATGACAAAGAAGGTAGGGTAATATCTCTTGAATACGACGACTTCTTCTTTGTAACCGTCTATACACCTAACTCTAAAGATGGACTTTTAAGACTAGACTACAGAATGGAATGGGAAGATGCCTTTCTTAACTTCCTGAATGAATTAAAGAAAAAAAAGCCAGTAATTGTTTGTGGAGATTTAAATGTTGCACATAATGAAATTGACTTGAAAAACCCAAAAACAAACACAAAAAACGCTGGATTTACTATACAAGAAAGAAATAAATTTAGTAATTTAATAGATAACGGGTACGTTGACACATTTAGATACCTATACCCTACTATGGAAAATATGTATACTTGGTGGTCATATAGACAAAATTCAAGAGCTAAGAATACCGGTTGGAGAATAGACTACTTCGTTGTTTCAGATAACTTAAAAGACAAAGTTGAAGATTCTATAATTCATTCAGATGTTTTAGGTTCAGACCATTGCCCTATACAATTAAATATAAACTTGACATTTTAG
- the trmB gene encoding tRNA (guanosine(46)-N7)-methyltransferase TrmB, producing MIEYKGKELWTYFFNKPKNHYNQYMFEMINYESFLYFDEEEILSFKKNWSKVFNNTNPIFLEIGSGSGNFLIELASKNPLCNYIGDELRLKRLVYASRKAKNHSLNNVKFIRIDANKLDKFLDNGELSGVYINFPDPWENEEHKRILSNDLLEKLYPILKENGKIFFKTDHTDYYNSVLKLISKNEKYKLVFNTDDLHSTELRHDNIKTEFEHLFINKIKTTIKYIEIIKC from the coding sequence ATGATAGAATACAAAGGAAAAGAACTTTGGACATACTTTTTTAATAAACCTAAAAACCACTACAATCAATATATGTTTGAGATGATTAACTATGAATCTTTCCTATATTTTGATGAAGAAGAAATTTTATCTTTCAAAAAGAATTGGTCTAAAGTATTTAATAATACCAACCCCATATTTTTAGAAATAGGTTCTGGTAGTGGTAATTTTCTAATAGAATTAGCTAGTAAAAACCCTTTATGTAACTATATTGGTGATGAATTAAGACTTAAACGTTTAGTTTATGCTAGTAGAAAAGCAAAAAATCATAGTCTTAATAATGTTAAATTTATTAGAATTGATGCAAATAAACTAGATAAATTCTTAGATAATGGTGAATTATCTGGTGTATATATTAATTTCCCTGATCCATGGGAAAATGAAGAACATAAAAGAATACTATCAAATGATCTTTTGGAAAAACTATACCCAATATTAAAAGAAAATGGTAAAATATTTTTCAAAACTGATCATACTGATTATTACAACTCTGTTTTAAAACTTATTAGTAAGAATGAAAAGTATAAGTTGGTGTTTAATACAGATGACTTACACTCTACCGAACTAAGACATGATAATATTAAAACAGAATTCGAACATTTGTTTATAAACAAGATAAAAACAACTATTAAATACATAGAAATTATTAAGTGTTAG
- a CDS encoding uracil-DNA glycosylase: protein MKLILKQYITPSLKTRDFEINPLTNTLITVGDKLTFYNKEYKEIKSFKRKINNSDNIRYIKEENQLFASSTFYITTSKNEVYKCDSSTKKIIDCIFKPTNTILSIAVSPLGKIVYIDSSSSNLCLIDTLNKTKKELELDDIYSNNYSVYIYNENVILKSRKTDENSNNIRIFTADLEEISNISSKDNNIFIKLVGINLLMTKLDGYVEIWDASTSEIYDYSHISEYKITYLENDDEWFYFGNSMGEIIVTNDRFKVVSKIKVFKSEIKKLLYIEEDTLYALSEDGEIAIILIVDDDNTSVVGKFMKMYNIHHDYTEFFTTEKVSIIENFLKKLNMNKKSYSPHDNNIFKALETSIMDKKVCILGKEPYPQPNLSTGLAFEIKTKSWGTKLVNKSLKNILRLLYYSYTKELKDVNEILADIETGKFKILPPDKLFKSWVDQGVLLLNTALTVEVGLPSSHHKFWDDICKDLIKYISIKNPNITYLLWGKDSQQFEKYILSGKKIMHNHPSNNINLENPNDFLNGKSFVSTMSTINWLGGEN, encoded by the coding sequence ATGAAACTCATATTAAAGCAATATATAACTCCTAGTTTAAAAACTAGGGATTTTGAAATTAATCCTCTTACAAATACACTTATTACAGTTGGTGATAAACTTACTTTCTATAATAAAGAATATAAGGAGATTAAAAGTTTTAAAAGAAAAATAAATAACAGTGATAATATACGATATATTAAAGAGGAAAATCAATTATTTGCTTCCTCTACTTTTTATATCACAACATCAAAAAATGAAGTATATAAATGCGATAGTTCTACTAAAAAAATAATAGATTGCATTTTTAAACCTACTAATACAATTTTATCTATTGCAGTTAGTCCTTTAGGTAAGATTGTATATATAGACTCTAGTTCATCAAATTTATGCCTTATTGATACATTAAATAAGACTAAAAAGGAACTAGAACTTGATGATATATATAGCAATAATTATTCTGTATATATCTATAACGAAAATGTAATACTAAAAAGCAGAAAAACTGATGAAAACTCTAATAATATCCGTATATTTACAGCCGATTTAGAAGAAATTAGTAATATCTCTTCTAAGGATAATAATATATTTATAAAACTTGTAGGTATTAATCTACTTATGACAAAATTGGACGGATATGTAGAAATATGGGATGCATCTACAAGTGAGATTTATGATTACAGCCATATTTCAGAGTATAAGATAACATATCTTGAAAACGATGATGAGTGGTTCTATTTTGGAAACTCTATGGGTGAGATTATAGTCACTAATGATAGATTCAAAGTAGTTAGTAAAATAAAGGTATTTAAAAGTGAAATAAAAAAACTCCTATACATCGAGGAAGATACACTTTATGCACTTAGCGAAGATGGAGAAATTGCTATTATCCTAATAGTTGATGATGATAATACTTCTGTTGTAGGTAAATTTATGAAAATGTACAATATTCATCATGACTATACAGAGTTTTTCACAACAGAAAAGGTTTCTATTATCGAAAATTTCTTAAAAAAATTAAATATGAATAAGAAAAGCTATTCTCCACATGATAATAATATCTTCAAGGCATTAGAAACTAGTATCATGGATAAAAAAGTTTGTATACTAGGTAAAGAACCTTACCCACAACCTAATCTTTCAACAGGGCTAGCCTTTGAGATTAAGACAAAATCATGGGGAACAAAATTAGTAAATAAATCTCTTAAAAATATACTAAGATTACTTTACTATTCATATACTAAAGAATTAAAAGATGTTAATGAAATTTTAGCAGATATAGAAACAGGTAAATTTAAAATTTTACCACCCGATAAACTATTTAAATCATGGGTTGATCAAGGTGTGCTTTTACTTAATACAGCACTAACAGTAGAAGTCGGACTACCTAGTTCACACCATAAATTCTGGGATGATATATGTAAGGACTTAATTAAATATATTTCTATAAAAAATCCTAATATAACATACCTATTATGGGGAAAAGATAGTCAACAATTTGAAAAATACATATTATCTGGTAAAAAGATTATGCACAATCACCCATCAAATAACATTAATTTAGAAAATCCTAATGACTTTCTAAATGGTAAATCGTTTGTTAGTACCATGAGTACAATAAACTGGTTAGGAGGAGAAAATTGA